The following nucleotide sequence is from Deltaproteobacteria bacterium.
CCGTCGCCTTGTTCTTGTGCTGCGATCTCTCGTTCTGACACGCAACTACTACACCACTTGGAAGATGAGTGATGCGAACAGCTGAATCAGTTTTATTTACGTGTTGCCCACCAGCACCACTTGCGCGATACGTATCGATCCTCAAATCTTCATCTCTAATCTCTACATCCGCCGAAAGTTCTATATCCGGTGTGACGCCCACAGATGCAAAAGATGTGTGGCGCCTTGCATTAGAGTCAAAAGGAGAAATGCGCACTAATCGATGCACTCCTCGCTCAGAACGCAAAAAACCATACGCATTTTGTCCACTTACCAAAAAAGCTACATTCTTAAGGCCAGCCTCCTCACCAGCATGAATGCTAACGATCTCTGTCTTAAAACCCTTTTTCTCCGCCCAGCGAAGATACATCCTAAGCAGCATCTCGCACCAATCCTGAGCCTCAGTGCCACCAGCTCCAGAGTTAATCTCCACAATGGCGTCATTGCTATCGTGCTCGCCAGAAAGCATGCGAGCTAACTCAAATCTACTAATGTCTTGGCACAAAAGGGATATTTTCCCAGCCGCTTCATCCAACAAGTCGGCATCCGCGCTTTCATCTAATAACTCAAGCAACACCTCGCACTCCTCAGCGGCATAGCTAAGTTTATTAAAAGCCTCAATTTGAGAAGAAACTTGAGAGCGCTCTCTTAAAACTTCCTGCGCCCTTTCGCGATCGCTCCAGAACTCTCCACTTCCCGCCTCTTCTTCCAAGCTTTGTAGCCGCAACTGTTTACCACTAAGGTCAAAGATACCCCCTCAACGCTTCCAAGCGTTGTTGAGCTTGCGTCAGTTTAAAGCGCAATTCTGAAACTGTAATCTCGGACATAATATATTAAGCTAAAAAGGCTTACTAGGGATTCTTCACGTACGCATTTGGCCTTAAATAGAACCACCAGTTTAGCAACAAACAAACAAAATAAAAAATAGCAAAACCATATAGCGCGTATTCTGGAGTCCTAGCATTAATCTGCTCCCCAAAAACAATCGGAATAATAAATGCGCCATAAGCCGCAACGGCCGACGTCCAACCTAAAACTGGGCCGGCTTGCTCTCGATCGAAAACGACTGCAATAGTTCTAAACGTAGAGCCATTGCCAACTCCACTTGCCGTAAACAATACTATAAACAAAACAAAAAAGGGCCAAAACAAAACTTCCGGCGTCTCAGAAACATAAGCAGCCTTCATATAATAAGCCACCCCAAGCGCAGCAAATATCATAACCACAGAAACTATTTGAGTAACCTTAGCTCCTCCCATCTTGTCCGATATCCATCCCCCTACCGGTCGAATTAAAGCCCCAAGAAACGGCCCCACCCAACTGTAAGTTAAAGCGCTAATGCTATTAGGATTGGCAACATTGTGAAGCATTACTCCATCGGGGCCAAGAACGTGCTTAAATCCAAAAATAACCTTTATAGAAAGCGCAAAAGCCGCAGAATAACCTATAAAAGAGCCAAAGGTCATCATGTAGATAACAGTCATTGCCCAAGTGTGCTTATTATTAAAAATCTTATATTGCCGAATAAGGTTTTGCTGCAATGCTCCCCTAGTTAAGTAGCGCATTGCTAAAACAGTTAATGCTATCACCAAAGGTAGGACTATCCATTTACTGACCATAACCACTCCCTTCTCATTGGG
It contains:
- the prfB gene encoding peptide chain release factor 2 (programmed frameshift), whose product is MSEITVSELRFKLTQAQQRLEALRGYFDLSGKQLRLQSLEEEAGSGEFWSDRERAQEVLRERSQVSSQIEAFNKLSYAAEECEVLLELLDESADADLLDEAAGKISLLCQDISRFELARMLSGEHDSNDAIVEINSGAGGTEAQDWCEMLLRMYLRWAEKKGFKTEIVSIHAGEEAGLKNVAFLVSGQNAYGFLRSERGVHRLVRISPFDSNARRHTSFASVGVTPDIELSADVEIRDEDLRIDTYRASGAGGQHVNKTDSAVRITHLPSGVVVACQNERSQHKNKATAMRLLRAKLYELELQKNQEKLSKIAGERRKIDFGSQIRSYVMQPYQLVKDLRTDTEIGNVQAVLDGEIDKFIEAYLLWQSQ
- a CDS encoding antiporter, whose translation is LNAGLGNFGVTTAQILIPLVMTVGVFGGEPMTLVSESGTLIGKIAAGSETYVQNAGFVWLVFLIPLAFAGWFGMNNIVTERVTPDLPSPCGAFVKISGLLLIALITSALGVVSMLPNEKGVVMVSKWIVLPLVIALTVLAMRYLTRGALQQNLIRQYKIFNNKHTWAMTVIYMMTFGSFIGYSAAFALSIKVIFGFKHVLGPDGVMLHNVANPNSISALTYSWVGPFLGALIRPVGGWISDKMGGAKVTQIVSVVMIFAALGVAYYMKAAYVSETPEVLFWPFFVLFIVLFTASGVGNGSTFRTIAVVFDREQAGPVLGWTSAVAAYGAFIIPIVFGEQINARTPEYALYGFAIFYFVCLLLNWWFYLRPNAYVKNP